Genomic window (Cucumis sativus cultivar 9930 chromosome 2, Cucumber_9930_V3, whole genome shotgun sequence):
GATGTTGGCTTACCTCCCAAGGGAACCCCCAAGTAATTTATAGGCATATGTTAAACTTTGATGCTCCAGTGGATAGCAACCATTTCGGCTCTGTTTAGATCATTGATAGGGGATATAGTGGATTTATTCATATTGATGTTGAGACCAGTAGCAGCTTCAAAGGCGTGTAGGACATATCTGAGGTTAGAAAGATATTTATCGTTGTCTTCAATAAAGAATAATATGTCGTCTGCAACAAGTAAGTGAGTAAGATTGAAATTCTCTCCGAGATTTTGACccctttgattttgttttgtttctccATATTTGTAAGGAGTCTGCTGAGATAATCCATGGCTAGTACAAATATGAAAGGTCAGATCGCGTCGCCTCGTCTGAGACCTCTGCTGGGAACAATTTTTCCTCTTGGTCTCCCATTGATGAGGATGGAATACTGAACGTTGGAGATACACGCTTTTACCCATTTTCTCCATGTTGCAGggtagtttttctttataagCATGAAATCGATGAATCTCCaacttattttgtcaaaaGCTTTCTCCACATTGAGCTTAATAATGAATCCTTTACTCTTTTTACTCCTCCAAGTCCAATTTTGAGAATTACTTTGACATTGAGGGTCCAATTTTAACACTTGTAGAAGTTTAAGGATCCAAAATTTACCATTGAGAGTTTGAGAGTGTAGTTACAACTGACCATcctttttgcaattttttaaaagaaataaattttagctTTTATTATGACAATTTGTTATATCTCACCTTAATTGGCCACACTCTGGTAACATGAAGATCCAGATATTTTCTTGATTAACACTTATTAAGATTGAAATTAAACATTACATGGCAAAGATAAGATACTCTCATAAAAAGAACTTTCACTAAAAGCACAAGcacaacaacaaaacaaaacacatgCCGTTTAAAGTAGATAACGATAACATGCAGACAATTCTAAAAATACTGTTACAAAAATCAATTGCCCATACCCCGTGCATTTACAATGCacacattttgattttcacGATTACACAATATTGTGTTAATTAGCAAGGATGGCTGCATTGGCACAAAGAAACTCCAACGTTTGTGTCACAAAACCCCTCTCCTCCTTTGTACTGCTGCCCACATTTAGCATTACAACAATCGCTCTTGCATTGTGCAGTGCACAACCCTAGTCCGGAGATGCAGTTTAGTGGTGGCTTCGGCATCGGCGTCGACCTGTCACAACTGTAAAGGCAATTACACAACGATATGCTGCTACCGATTTGATCACAGCTACCCTGAGGGTTCTCGTTAGGGCTATGCTGAGCTTTGCACCTTGCATCGCAGTTGGTTCCACATGGTCCTAACCCTTCGGTGCATATGTCCTTATTTCCCACCACTGGAGTCATTGAGCCTGTTGTCCATCACCATGAAATTTATaagattatgaaattaaaaatgaattaaacaattttattttattgtctctctttttatttcataaatctaaattattaacaatatttgatTAGTAATctgtaaaatcaaatttataattcataaacAATTCAAACATCGCTATCACAATCCATCGAAATGGgttataaaaatagattatatgtgaattatttttgaaataaaaatgaacccacctcttaaaattaagaaaaatcccacagcagattttttttttgaaagaaaggtTCAAGTGTTGCGAGTAATGATAACAATACACATATaactcaagaaaataaaaacaagggAAGAGATCATGTTAATCTGagaatattttcttaataaccAAGTCTAGGATTTGTATCCGGTCGAACCTTTGATACTCacttttataattgttgaactcaagaaaaaaaaaatattgttttttaacaaaattctaGAGGTAGAGAAATGAAATCgagaaaaataagatttgtCAGGAGGCcaatttaaacataattaaatgaataagTTGATGAAGAAcacctatttcttttttttcttctcaaaaccaAAGATTCCatctaaaatttgttgaaatgaaaaagaaattaatccATGACACTTACTTGTttctataaaaagaagagatagAAGGCAAAAAGGTAGAAAAATCTTGGACATTTTAAATTCTGAAATGCAAAATGGCTAAGAttataaataagaacaaagtttgaatgttttattagGGTTCGTGGAGAAGACTagtatatatagataaaaCAAGGTAACCATTTCTGGATGGTTGTAAATGCAAATTTAGTTACAAAAATATTGtcattaagaaaattttaatgatgaaaattaaTGACATGTTATTTGGAGGAGTTGattgattgttatttttttcaaagttagaatttctttaattgtatctaattatagaaatttatttgattgattacTTTGTGGAAAGGTATTTCTTTAGAACAAAGTTGGAATGGATAATAAATGTgtttaattaagagaaaaatcaaaataataaaactgaaaattattatcaaaatttaactgAAAAATCTTAAAAGTCTTCACTGATACATAATTCCATGATggttataacttttttttctttttaatctaattatggaaatttattgataatcatgcataattaataattaacaaaaaaaaaaatctcattaaattcaaatatagaatactaaatatatatttaatacaaattttaaataaagacaAATATGATAACTCTAAacgaaaaatattaaaatttcataaattaaggAATAGAAAAGAGTCAAActttgccaaaaaaaaaaggaaattgttatgattattttattaaaatatatgtaattcAAGTTGGGTTGGGTCAATCCAAATATCTTTTCACCAAACCACAGCTTAACTCGacaaaagtagaaaatgtTTAACTCATCTAATTTACCAACAAAAACTATAACTCAACTAAGTCTTTATATTTTGGGTCGAGTAGTCCAAATGATAGATTATTTGATCAGGTAGAATTTCcataatagtaaaatttataaaatgtaagaGAATTTagaaggcaaaaaaaaaaaaa
Coding sequences:
- the LOC101203419 gene encoding defensin-like protein 182, whose translation is MVRDHIFTSHVKVEGSMTPVVGNKDICTEGLGPCGTNCDARCKAQHSPNENPQGSCDQIGSSISLCNCLYSCDRSTPMPKPPLNCISGLGLCTAQCKSDCCNAKCGQQYKGGEGFCDTNVGVSLCQCSHPC